From Calonectris borealis chromosome 7, bCalBor7.hap1.2, whole genome shotgun sequence, one genomic window encodes:
- the FGF8 gene encoding fibroblast growth factor 8 isoform X1: MQGLLFSMSAADPAQGWGRAQAPLPACSTPPAVMMLDKPRTRRQGERRRGAEAAPRRAPPGAPRRRRAPGSRPRTGAAMDPCSSLFSYVLMHLFVLCLQAQVTVQSPPNFTQHVREQSLVTDQLSRRLVRTYQLYSRTSGKHVQILDNKKINAMAEDGDVHAKLIVETDTFGSRVRIKGAATGFYICMNKKGKLIGKSNGKGKDCVFTEIVLENNYTALQNAKYEGWYMAFTRKGRPRKGSKTRQHQREVHFMKRLPKGHQTTEPHRRFEFLNYPFNRRSKRTRNSNSRPGP; encoded by the exons ATGCAGGGGTTGCTTTTCTCCATGAGCGCTGCAGACCcagcccagggatggggcagagcccaggctcccctgcctgcctgcagcaccccccCGGCAGTGATGATGCTGGACAAGCCCAG GACGCGCCGGCAGGGCGAGAGGAGGCGAGGAGCCgaggcagcgccgcgccgcgcccccccaggcgctccccgccgccgccgggccccgggcTCCCGGCCCCGCACCGGCGCCGCGATGGACCCCTGCTCCTCGCTCTTCAGCTACGT gtTAATGCACTTGTTCGTCCTCTGCCTGCAAGCCCAG GTAACTGTTCAGTCCCCACCTAATTTTACACAGCATGTGAGGGAGCAGAGCCTGGTGACGGATCAGCTCAGCCGGCGGCTCGTCCGTACCTACCAGCTGTACAGCCGGACCAGCGGGAAACATGTGCAGATCTTGGACAACAAGAAAATCAATGCGATGGCAGAGGATGGGGATGTGCACG CCAAGCTCATCGTGGAGACGGACACCTTCGGGAGCCGCGTGCGCATCAAGGGGGCAGCCACAGGTTTCTACATCTGCATGAACAAGAAGGGGAAGTTGATCGGCAAG AGCAACGGCAAAGGCAAGGACTGCGTCTTCACGGAGATCGTCCTGGAGAACAACTACACGGCACTGCAGAACGCCAAATACGAGGGCTGGTACATGGCCTTCACCCGCAAAGGCCGCCCACGCAAGGGCTCCAAGACCCGGCAGCACCAACGGGAGGTACATTTCATGAAGAGGCTTCCCAAGGGCCACCAGACCACCGAGCCCCACAGACGCTTTGAGTTCCTCAACTACCCCTTCAACCGGAGAAGTAAAAGGACTAGAAACTCCAACTCCAGGCCGGGCCCTTGA
- the FGF8 gene encoding fibroblast growth factor 8 isoform X3, with amino-acid sequence MMLDKPRTRRQGERRRGAEAAPRRAPPGAPRRRRAPGSRPRTGAAMDPCSSLFSYVLMHLFVLCLQAQVTVQSPPNFTQHVREQSLVTDQLSRRLVRTYQLYSRTSGKHVQILDNKKINAMAEDGDVHAKLIVETDTFGSRVRIKGAATGFYICMNKKGKLIGKSNGKGKDCVFTEIVLENNYTALQNAKYEGWYMAFTRKGRPRKGSKTRQHQREVHFMKRLPKGHQTTEPHRRFEFLNYPFNRRSKRTRNSNSRPGP; translated from the exons ATGATGCTGGACAAGCCCAG GACGCGCCGGCAGGGCGAGAGGAGGCGAGGAGCCgaggcagcgccgcgccgcgcccccccaggcgctccccgccgccgccgggccccgggcTCCCGGCCCCGCACCGGCGCCGCGATGGACCCCTGCTCCTCGCTCTTCAGCTACGT gtTAATGCACTTGTTCGTCCTCTGCCTGCAAGCCCAG GTAACTGTTCAGTCCCCACCTAATTTTACACAGCATGTGAGGGAGCAGAGCCTGGTGACGGATCAGCTCAGCCGGCGGCTCGTCCGTACCTACCAGCTGTACAGCCGGACCAGCGGGAAACATGTGCAGATCTTGGACAACAAGAAAATCAATGCGATGGCAGAGGATGGGGATGTGCACG CCAAGCTCATCGTGGAGACGGACACCTTCGGGAGCCGCGTGCGCATCAAGGGGGCAGCCACAGGTTTCTACATCTGCATGAACAAGAAGGGGAAGTTGATCGGCAAG AGCAACGGCAAAGGCAAGGACTGCGTCTTCACGGAGATCGTCCTGGAGAACAACTACACGGCACTGCAGAACGCCAAATACGAGGGCTGGTACATGGCCTTCACCCGCAAAGGCCGCCCACGCAAGGGCTCCAAGACCCGGCAGCACCAACGGGAGGTACATTTCATGAAGAGGCTTCCCAAGGGCCACCAGACCACCGAGCCCCACAGACGCTTTGAGTTCCTCAACTACCCCTTCAACCGGAGAAGTAAAAGGACTAGAAACTCCAACTCCAGGCCGGGCCCTTGA
- the FGF8 gene encoding fibroblast growth factor 8 isoform X2 produces the protein MQGLLFSMSAADPAQGWGRAQAPLPACSTPPAVMMLDKPRTRRQGERRRGAEAAPRRAPPGAPRRRRAPGSRPRTGAAMDPCSSLFSYVLMHLFVLCLQAQHVREQSLVTDQLSRRLVRTYQLYSRTSGKHVQILDNKKINAMAEDGDVHAKLIVETDTFGSRVRIKGAATGFYICMNKKGKLIGKSNGKGKDCVFTEIVLENNYTALQNAKYEGWYMAFTRKGRPRKGSKTRQHQREVHFMKRLPKGHQTTEPHRRFEFLNYPFNRRSKRTRNSNSRPGP, from the exons ATGCAGGGGTTGCTTTTCTCCATGAGCGCTGCAGACCcagcccagggatggggcagagcccaggctcccctgcctgcctgcagcaccccccCGGCAGTGATGATGCTGGACAAGCCCAG GACGCGCCGGCAGGGCGAGAGGAGGCGAGGAGCCgaggcagcgccgcgccgcgcccccccaggcgctccccgccgccgccgggccccgggcTCCCGGCCCCGCACCGGCGCCGCGATGGACCCCTGCTCCTCGCTCTTCAGCTACGT gtTAATGCACTTGTTCGTCCTCTGCCTGCAAGCCCAG CATGTGAGGGAGCAGAGCCTGGTGACGGATCAGCTCAGCCGGCGGCTCGTCCGTACCTACCAGCTGTACAGCCGGACCAGCGGGAAACATGTGCAGATCTTGGACAACAAGAAAATCAATGCGATGGCAGAGGATGGGGATGTGCACG CCAAGCTCATCGTGGAGACGGACACCTTCGGGAGCCGCGTGCGCATCAAGGGGGCAGCCACAGGTTTCTACATCTGCATGAACAAGAAGGGGAAGTTGATCGGCAAG AGCAACGGCAAAGGCAAGGACTGCGTCTTCACGGAGATCGTCCTGGAGAACAACTACACGGCACTGCAGAACGCCAAATACGAGGGCTGGTACATGGCCTTCACCCGCAAAGGCCGCCCACGCAAGGGCTCCAAGACCCGGCAGCACCAACGGGAGGTACATTTCATGAAGAGGCTTCCCAAGGGCCACCAGACCACCGAGCCCCACAGACGCTTTGAGTTCCTCAACTACCCCTTCAACCGGAGAAGTAAAAGGACTAGAAACTCCAACTCCAGGCCGGGCCCTTGA